In Methanococcus voltae, a single window of DNA contains:
- a CDS encoding uroporphyrinogen decarboxylase family protein gives MDNMNTNNKENSDFKCISDNFETIPDSIASDFKFPEAHNNLQDMINLSKAMKEVKKDMFCRLPFCNTIEAEAFGAIIKLGDNKYGPRVDKYLISSNEELADFESILDIDLSMKKGRINNVITAAQELVNSGEYVILNICGPFTVVSALMDPKIFYKELRKNPENAKKLLNYIEDGIVNYMVEGAKSGAKIISYSDSVGTLDIVGPRIFKNYSGISNKRIIEQYKSIMEGLPSYNPILHVCGKLSCSFENVDMYSQCPVDCNTTTKNYGEVLLDITNSNDADKNKTTTVLANACIKKTRSRLKNSTIYELK, from the coding sequence ATGGATAATATGAATACAAATAATAAAGAAAATTCGGATTTTAAATGTATTAGTGATAATTTCGAAACAATACCTGATTCTATAGCCAGTGATTTTAAGTTTCCTGAAGCACACAACAACCTCCAGGACATGATTAACTTATCAAAGGCCATGAAAGAAGTTAAAAAAGACATGTTTTGCAGACTTCCTTTTTGTAATACTATAGAAGCTGAAGCATTTGGTGCAATTATTAAATTGGGCGATAATAAATACGGTCCAAGAGTTGATAAGTATTTAATAAGTTCAAATGAGGAATTGGCTGATTTTGAAAGTATTTTGGATATAGATTTGAGTATGAAAAAAGGTAGGATAAATAACGTAATAACTGCAGCTCAGGAATTAGTTAATTCGGGAGAGTATGTAATATTGAACATTTGTGGACCTTTTACCGTAGTTTCTGCATTAATGGATCCTAAAATATTCTATAAAGAACTTAGAAAAAATCCAGAAAATGCTAAGAAGCTATTAAATTACATTGAAGACGGTATCGTAAATTATATGGTGGAAGGAGCGAAAAGCGGCGCTAAAATTATATCCTATTCTGATTCTGTAGGTACCTTAGATATCGTAGGACCTAGAATTTTTAAAAATTATAGCGGAATATCTAATAAAAGAATAATTGAACAATATAAATCAATCATGGAAGGATTACCAAGTTATAATCCGATATTACATGTTTGTGGTAAGTTATCTTGCTCATTTGAAAATGTTGATATGTATTCACAATGTCCTGTGGATTGCAATACTACTACTAAAAATTATGGTGAAGTGTTATTGGATATCACCAATTCAAATGATGCAGATAAAAATAAGACAACTACCGTATTGGCTAATGCGTGCATAAAAAAGACACGTTCCAGATTAAAAAATAGTACAATTTATGAGTTAAAGTAA
- a CDS encoding NADH-quinone oxidoreductase subunit B family protein: protein MTSGNMIKDFARKRSINVCIVNTGGCNGCDIEVVSTLAPRYDIEQYGIYVHNNPREADVLVVTGPVVLPWKERLKEIFEKTPEPKVVVAVGACALSCGIFKEGHVYGPVDKIIPVNAKLPGCPPRPSEIIEAVVSIAPEALAMKEKMMKEMELKNKNNQDTDNNQDNQDTNK, encoded by the coding sequence ATTACAAGTGGTAATATGATTAAAGATTTTGCAAGAAAACGGTCTATAAACGTCTGTATCGTGAATACGGGAGGTTGCAACGGTTGTGATATAGAAGTAGTATCCACTTTAGCACCAAGATATGATATTGAGCAATACGGTATTTATGTACACAACAACCCTCGTGAAGCGGACGTTTTAGTAGTAACTGGACCTGTAGTCTTACCCTGGAAAGAAAGATTAAAAGAGATATTTGAAAAAACACCTGAGCCAAAAGTAGTGGTTGCAGTAGGTGCATGCGCATTAAGTTGTGGTATATTTAAGGAAGGTCATGTTTACGGACCTGTGGATAAAATAATCCCCGTAAATGCGAAATTACCAGGATGTCCTCCAAGACCTTCTGAAATAATAGAAGCAGTCGTTTCAATTGCCCCAGAAGCATTGGCAATGAAAGAAAAAATGATGAAAGAAATGGAATTAAAAAATAAAAATAATCAAGATACTGATAATAATCAAGATAATCAAGATACTAACAAATAA
- a CDS encoding ZPR1 zinc finger domain-containing protein gives MESKKDENIKSGINQVSVMDCPICHAENGLKMVTQELEIPYFGKVIETTLFCKNCNYKKSDIFPSEVKEPKRFIIKISEEYDLNKRVIRGSTGHILIPELGFEVSPGPASEAYVSNVEGVLTRLEDALKTLIGWVEDENEIKKANELVDKLELVKKGKLSVTLIIEDPLGHSAIIGDGVIEEDLTDEEIAKLTHDVAIMENGVHE, from the coding sequence ATGGAATCTAAAAAAGATGAGAATATAAAAAGCGGAATTAATCAAGTTAGCGTTATGGATTGCCCCATATGTCATGCGGAAAATGGCTTAAAAATGGTAACTCAGGAATTAGAGATACCTTATTTTGGAAAGGTTATAGAAACTACATTATTTTGTAAAAATTGTAACTACAAAAAAAGTGACATCTTCCCTTCAGAAGTTAAAGAACCTAAAAGATTTATAATAAAAATAAGCGAAGAATACGATTTAAACAAAAGAGTAATTAGAGGTTCCACAGGTCATATTTTAATCCCCGAACTTGGATTTGAAGTTTCCCCAGGACCAGCTTCAGAAGCTTACGTATCCAATGTAGAAGGCGTACTTACAAGATTAGAAGATGCCTTAAAAACACTTATTGGCTGGGTAGAAGATGAAAATGAAATAAAAAAAGCTAATGAACTTGTTGATAAATTAGAATTGGTTAAAAAAGGTAAATTATCAGTTACACTTATCATAGAAGACCCCCTAGGGCATAGCGCAATAATTGGGGATGGAGTTATCGAAGAAGATTTAACTGACGAAGAAATAGCAAAACTAACACATGATGTAGCAATTATGGAAAATGGCGTTCATGAATAA
- a CDS encoding DUF2108 domain-containing protein, with the protein MELLAIVAIACCLLGGIGTIVHTDNINKIIMFALLETGLIGLIVSFRYLDVAIVSSLLEPIGTVILLLGIVKYEYILKNKKRYSKEIPVLTK; encoded by the coding sequence ATGGAACTATTGGCTATAGTCGCAATTGCTTGCTGTTTGCTTGGAGGTATTGGTACCATAGTTCACACAGATAATATTAATAAAATAATAATGTTTGCATTATTAGAAACTGGTTTAATAGGTCTTATAGTTTCTTTTAGGTATTTGGACGTGGCAATTGTTTCATCTCTTCTAGAACCAATCGGAACTGTGATACTTTTATTAGGTATTGTAAAATACGAATATATTTTGAAAAATAAGAAAAGATATTCGAAAGAAATTCCTGTGTTGACTAAGTAA
- a CDS encoding helix-turn-helix domain-containing protein → MYSKLNIIERVILLDPKYIKVFRNKLKITQSKLADESGVSQSHLSMLEKGKREIGEAHAAALTLGLLKSSTALSKEDPISYLLDVLSLTKLESAIVEFIYDITHEKNHKCRREVEGYPVYIIDKKYFSEELKKRVDVIEIEKVDFFRGKMRIEGKHFDKKEVVLLDCADIRRLEKKVSNTLKNKTIIQIFPKSELPPIYSCRGDCIILHCW, encoded by the coding sequence ATGTATTCTAAGCTTAATATTATTGAAAGAGTAATTTTACTCGACCCAAAATACATAAAAGTATTTAGAAATAAACTAAAAATAACCCAATCTAAATTAGCAGATGAAAGTGGTGTTAGTCAATCACATCTTAGTATGCTTGAAAAAGGTAAAAGGGAGATAGGGGAAGCCCATGCGGCGGCATTAACCTTGGGTTTGCTGAAATCCTCTACTGCACTATCTAAAGAAGACCCCATATCTTATTTACTGGATGTATTATCACTTACTAAATTAGAATCTGCTATAGTTGAGTTTATATATGATATTACGCATGAGAAAAACCACAAATGTCGCCGAGAGGTAGAAGGATACCCGGTTTACATCATTGATAAAAAATATTTTTCTGAAGAATTGAAAAAAAGAGTAGATGTAATCGAAATTGAAAAAGTAGATTTTTTCAGGGGAAAAATGAGAATTGAGGGTAAACACTTTGATAAAAAGGAAGTGGTACTTCTAGATTGTGCAGATATTAGGAGATTGGAGAAAAAAGTTTCCAATACTTTAAAAAATAAGACTATAATTCAAATATTTCCAAAATCCGAACTTCCGCCGATATATTCGTGCAGGGGAGATTGTATAATCTTACATTGTTGGTAA
- a CDS encoding EhaG family protein yields the protein MPLDIVSMFYSNSIIVGIIVGVISLYAISREKWDVNMIILSDVVELAMLIIVASVGSDLAEALILPGLVVGMAELLAVSEIYISRKNISDEKIRCKSKSRKVKLLEEFTIKESPNLNVNFTKMQILETSPKFLAVILIIYGAILSGFTGGAVMASGLIYYLLSKRVLGEQITKADFLNIWDGFISFSGIAWALWVLGFLGFFIMPSKWPVFLLVASLGLVLKVGSKLGLIGHIWKP from the coding sequence ATGCCACTCGACATTGTAAGTATGTTTTATAGTAATTCGATAATAGTAGGCATAATTGTTGGTGTTATTTCATTATATGCCATTTCTCGCGAAAAATGGGATGTAAATATGATAATACTTAGTGACGTCGTTGAATTGGCTATGCTAATAATTGTAGCGTCTGTAGGTTCCGACCTTGCTGAAGCTTTAATCCTCCCTGGTTTGGTTGTAGGTATGGCAGAATTATTGGCCGTTTCAGAGATATATATTTCTAGGAAAAATATTTCTGACGAGAAAATACGATGTAAATCAAAATCCCGAAAGGTTAAGTTATTAGAAGAATTTACAATCAAAGAAAGTCCCAATTTAAACGTGAATTTTACCAAAATGCAAATTTTGGAAACAAGTCCTAAATTTTTAGCAGTAATTTTAATAATATATGGGGCAATATTGAGTGGTTTCACGGGCGGGGCGGTAATGGCGTCAGGTTTAATTTATTATTTACTTTCAAAGCGAGTGCTTGGTGAACAGATTACTAAAGCAGACTTTTTGAACATATGGGATGGTTTTATCTCGTTTTCAGGTATTGCATGGGCACTTTGGGTATTGGGCTTTTTGGGCTTTTTTATAATGCCTTCAAAATGGCCCGTATTCCTTTTAGTTGCGTCATTAGGGCTTGTATTGAAGGTAGGTTCTAAATTAGGACTAATAGGTCACATTTGGAAACCTTAA
- a CDS encoding DUF1959 domain-containing protein: protein MAEEDNYVDKNYDKDSLAQKYNIIKDNRYIMEDAIMPIARALKLPIDDVVGIFASHYDGISLYEIHAYIEQAKMGCLGRKVDIDLGLCWLSDFLGIISKNDADLIRKKVVEDTLINKIDYEKALDKGRKLTIALMKE, encoded by the coding sequence ATGGCTGAAGAAGACAATTATGTTGATAAAAATTATGATAAGGACAGTTTAGCACAAAAATACAATATAATAAAGGATAATCGGTACATAATGGAAGACGCAATTATGCCAATTGCAAGAGCCCTAAAATTACCGATTGATGATGTTGTCGGAATATTTGCAAGTCATTATGATGGTATCTCATTATATGAGATTCATGCTTACATTGAACAAGCAAAAATGGGTTGTTTGGGCAGAAAGGTGGATATTGATTTAGGTTTATGCTGGCTATCTGATTTTTTAGGAATAATTTCTAAAAATGACGCAGACTTAATTAGAAAAAAAGTTGTGGAAGATACGTTAATCAATAAGATTGATTATGAAAAAGCACTCGATAAAGGGCGTAAATTGACCATAGCTTTAATGAAAGAATAA
- a CDS encoding helix-turn-helix transcriptional regulator, with product MNKKDLAYAVILAGSVFSISIMLFSKGITSVSVAIGNGDPVAIATPKMYPLNEVILMLALSAIATNCFSKLTCIGDIKYELIKSLDGRNLKTSENLDEAQFKNKSTVESLPLQIGGAGTVGTVKTVENENLNYFEEEPSHLEFEENAEFENLENTNIDKNFNEESEPLQTIETEKEVEKETKKEIEFKVDEKKLKNLKEDELKIYNLLYDSENKELLQNKIVLETGFSKVKVSRTIRKLELYGLIVRKPYGNTNRISLKGYDKNDI from the coding sequence ATGAACAAAAAAGATTTGGCATATGCGGTTATACTAGCAGGTTCGGTATTCTCCATATCAATTATGCTGTTTTCAAAAGGAATCACTTCCGTTTCAGTAGCCATTGGTAACGGAGACCCTGTAGCAATAGCCACGCCAAAAATGTATCCGCTTAATGAAGTAATATTGATGTTAGCGCTTTCAGCTATTGCCACGAATTGCTTTTCAAAACTTACCTGCATTGGTGACATTAAATATGAGCTAATAAAGAGTTTAGATGGTAGAAACCTTAAAACCAGTGAAAATTTAGATGAAGCACAATTTAAAAACAAGAGTACTGTTGAATCACTACCGCTTCAAATCGGCGGTGCAGGAACTGTAGGGACTGTAAAAACTGTGGAAAACGAAAATTTGAATTATTTTGAAGAAGAACCTTCACATCTAGAATTTGAAGAAAATGCCGAATTTGAAAATTTGGAAAATACCAATATTGATAAGAACTTTAACGAAGAATCGGAACCACTACAAACAATTGAAACTGAAAAAGAAGTTGAAAAAGAAACTAAAAAGGAAATTGAATTTAAAGTCGATGAGAAAAAATTGAAGAATTTAAAAGAAGATGAATTAAAAATATATAATTTATTGTACGATAGTGAAAATAAGGAATTACTACAAAATAAAATTGTTTTGGAAACAGGATTTTCAAAAGTAAAAGTTTCGAGAACCATTAGAAAATTAGAATTATATGGGCTGATAGTTAGAAAACCTTATGGAAATACCAATCGAATATCATTAAAAGGATACGATAAAAACGATATTTAA
- a CDS encoding EhaE family protein, protein MELVQYTLYTGYILLILGTIGAVMGPMSKDPIKKLLNVEVPSIGLSLILLAYNHTLALMTFLAVNAAIGLVLIRAVIKTVENTEE, encoded by the coding sequence ATGGAACTTGTGCAATATACCTTATATACAGGTTATATTTTGTTAATATTGGGCACAATAGGGGCAGTAATGGGTCCAATGTCAAAGGATCCCATAAAAAAACTTCTAAATGTGGAAGTCCCTTCGATAGGTCTTAGTCTTATATTGCTTGCATATAATCATACATTGGCATTAATGACCTTTTTAGCAGTTAATGCAGCAATTGGTTTGGTTTTAATTAGGGCAGTTATAAAAACAGTAGAAAATACGGAGGAATAA
- a CDS encoding EhaF family protein: protein MKKINDAWNYISKPSTVSRLFSGFLCLSLFIMVFMPLEFNSDQLYPKADIQSQVLKTPLAPYDRGGIPLEEPANIKSQYPENEPILGQITAYLTPLATWISQNTNYFGTTIVSTPGGILDEILYYTRGMDTVLESSTLLISFMVFGWLYVNRNRDEDENMEEIDNKV from the coding sequence ATGAAAAAAATAAATGACGCTTGGAACTACATTTCAAAACCAAGTACTGTTTCAAGATTATTTTCAGGTTTTCTGTGTTTGTCGTTATTTATAATGGTTTTTATGCCCCTTGAATTTAACAGCGACCAGTTATATCCTAAGGCAGATATTCAGAGCCAGGTTTTAAAAACGCCATTGGCACCCTATGATAGAGGTGGGATACCTCTCGAAGAGCCTGCAAATATAAAGTCTCAATATCCTGAAAATGAACCAATTTTGGGGCAAATAACTGCATATCTAACCCCTTTAGCAACTTGGATTTCTCAAAATACTAATTATTTCGGAACAACCATAGTTTCAACTCCTGGTGGAATATTGGATGAAATATTGTACTATACAAGAGGTATGGATACAGTACTTGAATCCTCAACACTATTAATCTCATTTATGGTATTTGGATGGTTATACGTAAATAGGAATAGGGATGAAGACGAAAACATGGAAGAAATAGATAATAAAGTATAA
- a CDS encoding DUF2109 domain-containing protein, producing the protein MESLVILTIGFIGIICVARMFLTKSRALKLPILCCLNFAIAALIALYINSPMGALVSIIYFVFATLSSNAIAHTIGELDKFQDIDKFEKDDDEFFK; encoded by the coding sequence ATGGAAAGCTTAGTAATTCTAACAATAGGGTTTATAGGCATAATTTGTGTTGCAAGGATGTTTTTAACAAAGAGTAGGGCATTAAAATTGCCAATACTTTGTTGTTTAAATTTTGCAATTGCAGCACTAATTGCGCTATACATAAATTCACCAATGGGAGCATTAGTTTCGATAATTTACTTCGTATTTGCTACCTTATCGAGTAATGCAATAGCTCATACAATTGGTGAATTAGATAAATTTCAAGATATTGATAAATTTGAAAAAGACGACGATGAATTTTTCAAATAA
- the ehaA gene encoding energy-converting NiFe hydrogenase A subunit EhaA gives MLLNGVIMVELFVIAVLVSMTIAYLLKLKISYDMNSFESTALFPTPFVAVGLTAIMHRFIEIDVVVAVSIGIISGIFSKYVNKIF, from the coding sequence ATTTTATTAAATGGTGTAATCATGGTAGAATTATTTGTTATAGCAGTTTTAGTTTCAATGACAATTGCGTACTTATTGAAGCTAAAAATTAGTTATGATATGAATTCTTTCGAATCTACGGCTTTATTTCCCACTCCATTCGTAGCCGTCGGTTTAACTGCAATAATGCACAGATTCATCGAGATAGATGTAGTTGTTGCAGTATCTATTGGAATTATTTCCGGCATATTTTCAAAATATGTTAATAAAATCTTTTAA
- a CDS encoding respiratory chain complex I subunit 1 family protein yields METISYMINSLAYTLYAFLIGGTLLGFHRKVIARIQGRPGPPIIQYLIQTTKFYFKEITFPSTAGNPLYVFVALMDMMVWMSALSIAVIFQSSLLIMIGLYILQKIVEHGCGLSSGSPYGKMGGVRSVFSAAAEVPLFAAVGIIYIVTNTLMIGDIINYQVINGPLIFQLPLCAFALFVLVVSKAPFSPFGIVKGKDIVSGYMTEHYGLLHGIIMIGDALAWFVLLWLFIALFLGPLVLNPAVALLSMVVLTFIVSFICALSPLLTPHHSVMIQISIASLTLIDLAYRLIH; encoded by the coding sequence ATGGAAACTATCAGTTATATGATAAATTCTTTGGCATATACGCTATATGCTTTTTTAATAGGTGGCACCCTACTCGGATTCCATCGTAAAGTGATAGCTCGTATACAAGGAAGGCCAGGACCTCCAATAATCCAGTATTTGATACAAACAACTAAATTTTACTTCAAAGAAATTACCTTTCCTTCAACTGCAGGTAATCCGTTGTATGTTTTTGTAGCGCTTATGGATATGATGGTATGGATGAGTGCTCTATCTATCGCCGTAATATTCCAATCGTCCCTCTTAATTATGATTGGGCTATATATCCTTCAAAAAATCGTTGAACACGGATGCGGGTTAAGTAGTGGTTCCCCTTACGGAAAAATGGGTGGTGTGAGAAGTGTTTTCTCAGCAGCGGCAGAAGTGCCACTTTTTGCAGCAGTTGGTATAATCTACATAGTTACAAACACTTTAATGATTGGAGATATTATTAATTACCAAGTTATAAATGGTCCTTTAATTTTCCAATTACCACTCTGTGCATTTGCATTATTTGTGTTGGTGGTTTCAAAAGCTCCTTTTAGCCCTTTTGGTATTGTAAAAGGTAAAGATATCGTAAGCGGTTATATGACGGAACATTATGGATTATTACATGGTATAATTATGATAGGTGACGCTTTAGCCTGGTTCGTACTATTATGGTTGTTTATAGCATTATTCCTAGGACCTTTAGTGTTAAATCCTGCTGTAGCCCTGTTAAGCATGGTAGTATTAACTTTTATAGTTTCATTCATCTGTGCATTATCGCCACTGTTAACGCCACACCATTCAGTAATGATTCAAATTTCAATTGCTTCGCTTACATTAATTGATTTAGCATACAGATTAATTCATTAA
- a CDS encoding energy-converting hydrogenase subunit EhaL family protein, which translates to MVTVPYYLLYCVIAFIIGSSFGLSYSYKKYSSPYSEKKLDKLALSIALLGAILFNIYMPLSIAFLSFPLGMRGGYGSKEFYTGILITLLAYFLTLII; encoded by the coding sequence ATGGTTACAGTACCTTATTATTTACTATACTGTGTAATAGCATTTATAATTGGTTCTTCCTTTGGATTATCATACAGTTACAAAAAATACAGTAGTCCATATTCTGAAAAAAAACTTGATAAATTAGCTTTATCGATAGCTTTACTCGGTGCCATATTGTTTAATATATACATGCCGTTATCAATAGCATTTCTCTCATTTCCTTTAGGTATGAGGGGAGGTTATGGCTCAAAAGAGTTTTATACTGGTATTTTAATCACTTTGCTAGCGTATTTCTTAACATTGATTATATAA